Genomic DNA from Nonomuraea rubra:
CGCCATCCCCCGCACGATCTTCGAGGTCACCATCCACAGGAACAGCGCCAGCATGACCACGAACAGCGGCCACTGCCCCGGCCCGAACAGCGGCGACAGGATCGCCAGGATCAGGAACGCGGGCAGCACGAGCAGCAGGTCGGTCACCCAGCTCAGCACCCGGTCGGTCCAGCCCAGGAAGTAGCCCGCGAACGCGCCCACGACCGCCGCCAGCGCCGTGGAGACCAGGGCCGCCAGCAGCCCGACGACCAGCGACTTCTGCATGCCGCGCAGCGTCACGGCGAACACGTCGGAGCCCGTTTGGAGCGTTCCGAACCAGTGCCGTGCCGACGGCGGCTGCATGAACGCGGTGAAGTCCTTGTCGGTGTAGGTCCACGGGCTGAACAGCGGCCCCACGAAGGCCAGCAGGAACATCAGCGCCAGCACCGCGAACCCGATCAGCCCCTGCGCGGAGCGGAAGAACCGCCCGGCGACCATCCGCGCCCTGGACGGCGCCCTGGTCGGCACGCCGCCGGCGAGCTCCTCGGCCTGCTCCTCCTGCGACAGCGTCATCAGGCCCGCACCCTCGGGTCGAGCGCGGCGTGCAGCAGGTCGGAGGCCAGCGAGGCGCACAGGATGGAGACGGCCGCCAGCAGCGAGATGGCGGCGAC
This window encodes:
- a CDS encoding ABC transporter permease: MTLSQEEQAEELAGGVPTRAPSRARMVAGRFFRSAQGLIGFAVLALMFLLAFVGPLFSPWTYTDKDFTAFMQPPSARHWFGTLQTGSDVFAVTLRGMQKSLVVGLLAALVSTALAAVVGAFAGYFLGWTDRVLSWVTDLLLVLPAFLILAILSPLFGPGQWPLFVVMLALFLWMVTSKIVRGMAISVKEREFVQAARYMGVPPVRIIFRHVIPNLSSLLIVDATLNVSSAILTETSLSYFGFGIQPPDVSFGTLIADGSKTAVYAPWTFWFVAGLLVVTVLAVNLVGDALRDAFDPSSGRA